One segment of Vibrio mimicus DNA contains the following:
- a CDS encoding GNAT family N-acetyltransferase has protein sequence MSFVCKTDRLVIRHFELRDSDFIIRLLNEESFIRYIADKNVRTTQEAMHYLTHGPINSYQVNGFGLNMVELKTCGTPIGMCGVLKRSELDTPDLGYAFLSEHWRKGYAQEAAIAVLQHAFQHYRLEKVLAITLPDNQASNALLRKIGFQPLGTQILYGDENNLYGYVKPKA, from the coding sequence ATGTCATTCGTGTGTAAAACCGATCGTTTAGTGATTCGTCACTTTGAACTGCGTGATAGTGATTTCATCATCCGCCTGCTCAATGAAGAGTCCTTTATTCGTTACATCGCAGACAAAAATGTTCGTACCACACAAGAAGCGATGCATTACCTCACCCACGGTCCAATAAACAGCTATCAGGTGAATGGTTTTGGCTTAAATATGGTTGAGCTAAAAACATGCGGCACACCGATTGGTATGTGTGGTGTACTGAAAAGGTCAGAGCTCGATACACCTGATCTTGGCTACGCATTTTTATCCGAACATTGGCGAAAAGGCTATGCGCAAGAAGCCGCAATTGCTGTTTTACAGCACGCTTTTCAGCATTATAGACTAGAGAAAGTGCTCGCCATCACCTTACCGGATAATCAAGCTTCCAACGCCCTACTACGCAAGATTGGCTTTCAGCCATTGGGTACCCAGATTCTGTATGGTGACGAAAATAACTTGTATGGATACGTGAAACCCAAAGCATGA
- the catB gene encoding type B chloramphenicol O-acetyltransferase, which translates to MNYFESPFAGKPIQEQITNPNIIVGRHSYYSGYYHAHSFDDCARYLSPERNDVDKLIIGSFCSIGSGAVFMMAGNQGHRVDWVSTFPFFYQQNPNFAEAKDGFSRAGDTCIGNDVWIGSEAMIMPGITVGDGAIIASRAVVTKDVAPYEVVGSNPAKHIKYRFSPAHIEMLLEMQWWTWPDERLSQCMDLMCSADISGLYQFWKSFQ; encoded by the coding sequence ATGAATTATTTTGAAAGTCCGTTTGCTGGCAAACCTATCCAAGAGCAGATCACTAATCCCAATATCATTGTGGGACGCCATAGCTACTACTCAGGCTATTACCACGCTCATAGCTTTGATGATTGCGCGCGTTATCTCAGTCCTGAGCGTAATGATGTCGATAAGTTAATCATTGGCAGTTTCTGCTCGATAGGTTCAGGCGCGGTATTTATGATGGCAGGTAATCAAGGCCATAGAGTTGATTGGGTTAGTACCTTTCCTTTTTTCTATCAGCAAAATCCGAACTTTGCAGAGGCCAAAGATGGGTTTTCCAGAGCAGGCGACACCTGCATTGGTAATGATGTTTGGATTGGTTCTGAAGCGATGATTATGCCAGGTATTACGGTGGGTGATGGCGCAATCATTGCAAGCCGGGCTGTTGTGACTAAGGATGTAGCGCCTTACGAAGTTGTAGGCTCTAACCCTGCTAAGCACATTAAATATCGGTTTAGTCCAGCACACATTGAGATGCTGTTAGAGATGCAGTGGTGGACATGGCCAGATGAACGTTTGAGTCAATGTATGGATTTGATGTGCTCGGCGGATATTAGTGGCCTTTACCAGTTTTGGAAGTCGTTTCAGTAA
- a CDS encoding ribosome recycling factor family protein: MEVTDQLVAIMLPSLIHRIGGETVKRLKQQALPLGCEFKRIRRSRNWQLMGEAMAIQAFLIQLRAEDDREVEYLIKKLDAGLRLHSDKLESLEAKLQRLIAQNPSITLAELMAATHCSLIQARAARFAEDNWD; the protein is encoded by the coding sequence GTGGAAGTAACCGATCAATTGGTGGCGATTATGTTGCCTTCTTTGATTCACCGTATCGGTGGGGAGACAGTAAAGCGTTTGAAGCAGCAAGCTCTACCCTTGGGTTGTGAGTTCAAACGTATTCGCCGCTCACGCAACTGGCAGTTGATGGGGGAGGCGATGGCTATTCAGGCTTTTCTTATTCAACTTAGAGCGGAAGATGACCGTGAAGTTGAGTATTTGATCAAAAAATTAGACGCCGGATTAAGGTTGCACAGTGATAAGTTGGAGTCTTTAGAAGCCAAGTTGCAGCGCTTAATTGCGCAGAATCCGTCGATAACGTTAGCAGAACTGATGGCAGCTACTCATTGCAGCTTGATTCAAGCGCGAGCCGCACGTTTTGCCGAAGACAACTGGGATTAG
- a CDS encoding biotin/lipoyl-binding protein, which translates to MAVLSFNIDEKISLIHVKDGDEVKKGQLIAELSSGIAKADVAKAQSEFNLAKNKLGRSLNMIKREPGSIPPQEIYELKENVNLAKARGFTSQRRFHLPD; encoded by the coding sequence ATGGCGGTCTTGAGTTTTAATATTGATGAGAAAATCAGCCTTATCCATGTCAAAGATGGCGATGAAGTAAAAAAAGGACAGCTAATTGCCGAATTAAGCAGTGGTATTGCCAAAGCGGATGTGGCCAAAGCCCAAAGTGAGTTTAATCTGGCCAAAAATAAGCTCGGTAGAAGCTTGAATATGATAAAGAGAGAACCGGGATCAATTCCCCCACAAGAAATCTACGAATTAAAAGAGAATGTAAACCTCGCCAAAGCCCGGGGATTTACAAGCCAACGACGGTTTCACTTACCCGATTAA
- a CDS encoding MarR family winged helix-turn-helix transcriptional regulator → MGYTEKNEDESLIGVLCYQIATISKKKSELMLKNAQLDISADQAWILGKAYEKQQDGVHQSELVTEEHLVGAKSQVSRLIQDLVEKECLARRVDVNDRRNTFLVITNKGLDKVRVLEKIIEERKKIYLEKLTGEEYRMLVSLLKKALEAVKK, encoded by the coding sequence ATGGGTTACACTGAAAAAAATGAAGATGAAAGTCTCATCGGGGTTCTTTGCTATCAAATAGCAACAATATCAAAAAAGAAAAGTGAGCTAATGTTAAAAAATGCTCAGTTGGATATAAGCGCAGATCAAGCTTGGATTCTTGGGAAGGCTTATGAAAAGCAACAAGATGGTGTTCATCAATCAGAATTAGTCACTGAAGAGCACTTAGTCGGAGCTAAAAGCCAAGTTTCCCGCTTAATTCAGGATTTAGTGGAGAAAGAATGTTTGGCGAGGCGAGTTGATGTTAATGATCGACGGAATACATTTTTAGTGATAACTAACAAAGGGTTAGATAAAGTACGTGTTCTGGAAAAAATTATTGAAGAACGCAAAAAGATTTATCTTGAAAAACTTACCGGTGAAGAGTACCGCATGCTGGTTTCATTACTCAAAAAAGCTCTGGAAGCGGTGAAAAAATAA
- a CDS encoding EAL domain-containing protein: MNLDNYMVIDGVGKRKLKVKFFLQPIVCPRNIKCHYLEFLTRFEDENINTEIFFEKITPCISKKIIEHQVSEVNRIECSDDIIFALNINAKTLSNTKFILNILKVLDKKIAFELTSEPLGEEKEAVYKSMFYIRNFGHEIWLDDYLSAGISESMLRFTNWDLVKIDKDIINACINDSMALFNLISKASKFGERRVVLEGVESSTHHDNLLKFKCFHQGYYYGPLIDSFSLVRIGETFN; encoded by the coding sequence ATGAATTTAGATAATTATATGGTTATAGATGGAGTTGGTAAGAGGAAGTTAAAGGTTAAATTTTTCTTACAGCCAATTGTTTGCCCTCGTAATATAAAGTGTCACTATTTGGAATTTCTAACCAGATTTGAAGATGAAAATATTAATACGGAGATTTTTTTTGAAAAAATAACACCTTGTATAAGTAAAAAAATAATAGAGCATCAAGTTTCTGAAGTTAATAGGATTGAATGCTCGGATGATATTATTTTTGCGTTGAATATTAATGCAAAAACTTTGTCTAATACTAAATTTATTCTTAATATTCTCAAAGTATTAGATAAAAAGATCGCCTTTGAATTAACATCTGAACCACTGGGTGAAGAAAAAGAGGCGGTATATAAATCAATGTTTTATATTAGAAATTTTGGTCACGAAATATGGTTAGACGATTACCTGTCAGCAGGTATCAGTGAGTCTATGTTAAGATTTACAAATTGGGATTTGGTTAAGATAGATAAAGATATAATTAATGCCTGTATTAATGATTCAATGGCGTTGTTCAATTTGATATCGAAGGCTTCAAAATTTGGTGAAAGACGTGTTGTTTTGGAGGGGGTTGAGAGTTCCACTCATCATGATAATCTATTGAAGTTTAAATGCTTTCATCAAGGGTATTACTATGGTCCATTAATTGATAGTTTCTCCTTGGTTAGAATTGGGGAAACTTTTAATTAA
- a CDS encoding IS5 family transposase, with the protein MPKPRYKTTNWKQYNKALINRGSLTFWIDEEAIRQWKQSKQDKRGRPRQFSDLAITTALMVKRVFSMPLRTLQGFIDSVFTLANVPIVCPHYSCISRRAKQVEVSFKPKTRGAIQHLAIDATGLKVYGEGEWKVKKHGTDGKRRVWRKLHLAVDTSTHKIVAAELSASNVTDAEVLPNLLKQTRRRIIEISGDGAYDTRDCHDAIRFKRAMPLIPPREGAAFWENGHPRNLAVGCQKLYGSNNKWKKRYGYHKRSLSETAMYRVKQLLGGRLSLRNYNAQVGGAYAMIKALNKLTGLGMPETQCVA; encoded by the coding sequence ATGCCGAAACCTCGCTACAAAACAACGAATTGGAAACAGTACAACAAAGCCTTAATCAACCGTGGTTCACTCACTTTCTGGATTGATGAAGAAGCCATTCGCCAGTGGAAGCAGAGTAAACAAGATAAACGAGGTAGACCTCGTCAGTTCAGCGACTTAGCCATTACCACTGCGCTTATGGTGAAACGAGTGTTCTCAATGCCGCTGAGAACATTGCAAGGGTTTATTGATTCTGTTTTTACATTGGCTAACGTCCCTATAGTCTGTCCACATTACAGTTGTATCAGTCGAAGAGCTAAACAAGTCGAGGTTTCATTTAAACCAAAGACTAGAGGTGCAATACAGCATCTAGCCATTGATGCAACAGGTCTCAAGGTTTATGGCGAAGGTGAATGGAAGGTCAAGAAGCATGGTACTGACGGGAAGCGAAGAGTCTGGAGAAAGTTGCATTTAGCGGTAGACACCAGCACTCACAAAATCGTCGCGGCAGAACTGAGTGCATCTAATGTTACCGATGCAGAAGTCCTTCCTAACTTGCTCAAGCAAACACGCCGAAGAATAATCGAGATATCTGGTGATGGCGCTTATGACACAAGGGATTGCCACGATGCCATACGGTTCAAGCGAGCTATGCCACTCATCCCTCCTAGAGAAGGGGCAGCCTTCTGGGAGAATGGTCATCCAAGGAATTTAGCGGTAGGTTGCCAGAAGCTCTACGGGTCCAACAATAAGTGGAAAAAGCGGTACGGCTATCATAAACGCTCACTATCTGAAACAGCAATGTATCGAGTGAAGCAGTTGTTAGGTGGACGATTAAGTCTGAGAAACTACAATGCTCAGGTTGGTGGGGCTTACGCCATGATTAAAGCGCTGAACAAACTTACAGGGCTAGGTATGCCTGAAACTCAGTGTGTTGCATAA
- a CDS encoding FG-GAP repeat protein, translated as MTQQSRSWAQSAYIKASNTGADDNFGASLAVSEDGNTLAVGAWFEDNSVTGVVVDGSEITDLSTINNAGAVYVFTKDNVGVWSQSAYVKGSNTGSGDSFGGSLSVSDNGKTLTVGATGESNSAKGIIINGSEINDVGSAASAGVVYLFTKDSSGNWSQIAYLKASNSGMIDYFGKSLALSDDGNLVAVGAYREDNKETGVIIDGSETIDVGTENDSGAVYLY; from the coding sequence ATTACGCAACAAAGCCGCTCTTGGGCTCAAAGTGCATATATTAAAGCTTCAAATACAGGTGCTGATGACAATTTTGGTGCTTCGCTTGCAGTGAGTGAAGATGGCAATACTTTAGCCGTTGGCGCTTGGTTTGAAGATAACAGTGTTACAGGTGTTGTGGTTGATGGTTCAGAAATCACAGATCTCAGCACAATAAACAACGCGGGTGCGGTGTACGTTTTTACTAAAGATAATGTTGGTGTTTGGTCACAAAGTGCTTATGTCAAAGGTTCCAATACTGGTTCGGGTGATAGCTTTGGTGGATCACTTTCAGTGAGTGACAATGGTAAGACGTTGACAGTAGGTGCTACTGGAGAAAGTAATAGTGCAAAAGGAATTATCATCAATGGCTCAGAAATTAACGATGTAGGCTCAGCGGCAAGTGCTGGTGTGGTGTACCTTTTCACTAAAGATAGTTCAGGCAATTGGTCTCAAATCGCTTATCTTAAAGCGTCTAATTCAGGCATGATTGATTACTTTGGTAAGTCACTGGCTTTGAGCGACGATGGTAACTTAGTCGCGGTAGGAGCGTATCGAGAAGATAATAAGGAGACTGGAGTGATTATTGATGGCTCAGAAACAATCGATGTAGGTACAGAGAATGATTCAGGAGCGGTTTACTTATATTAG
- the rplY gene encoding 50S ribosomal protein L25, giving the protein MKFEAVLRTDLGKGASRRLRNTGYFPAIVYGGEAAPVSITLNHDDVMNQMDKPEFYEAIVLVIDGQEVKVKPQDVQRHAYKPKVEHMDFIRI; this is encoded by the coding sequence ATGAAATTCGAAGCAGTATTACGTACTGACCTAGGTAAAGGTGCGAGCCGCCGCCTACGTAACACTGGTTACTTCCCAGCGATCGTTTACGGTGGTGAAGCAGCTCCAGTTTCTATCACACTGAACCACGATGACGTGATGAACCAAATGGACAAGCCTGAGTTTTACGAAGCTATCGTTCTGGTTATCGACGGCCAAGAAGTGAAAGTGAAACCACAAGACGTTCAACGCCACGCGTACAAGCCAAAAGTTGAGCACATGGACTTCATCCGTATCTAA
- a CDS encoding ATP-binding protein, which translates to MPAKPLFLRHLSLKTRLLLAATLWLSAMILAAGYLIPSLIHQYLIQDVQSQLQLSMDEITANLEANPQGQLTLTTRLADPRFAQPYSGLYWSATLGEQTLRSRSLWDRFLTEESHVHDTVYRGANGESLIVLKRTVYLPDFSQPITITIGLDDAPLKATLQRVSKELWMILGLLFSGILILIGAQVTWSLRPLSKMQRELAALRNGQQNSVNGDYPKEISPLVNDLNALLFHYQELLERARHHAGNLSHALKTPLSVLKNEVAQLESSQLKDRLQPSVEQIQQQIDYHLGRARMAGSANILAVKTSPSLRVDAISQAFDKVYAEREITLVNELDSDLEVAVEPTDFDEMIGNLLENGYKWANNLIRVHSHPIDEHWVQICIEDDGQGIPADNIEKALKRGVRLDETTPGTGLGLNIVSEMAHSYRGALALGESRLGGLKATLTLKKPSHDAKAVKSR; encoded by the coding sequence ATGCCTGCTAAGCCACTTTTTTTACGCCATCTCAGTTTAAAAACCCGCTTGCTGCTCGCAGCCACGTTGTGGCTTAGTGCAATGATCCTAGCGGCGGGCTACCTGATTCCAAGTCTCATTCATCAATACTTGATTCAAGATGTGCAAAGCCAGTTGCAACTCTCGATGGATGAGATCACCGCCAATCTGGAAGCCAATCCACAAGGGCAGCTTACCCTTACAACTCGCCTTGCCGATCCGCGTTTTGCGCAGCCGTATAGTGGATTGTATTGGTCAGCCACCTTGGGTGAACAAACCTTGCGTTCACGTTCATTGTGGGATCGTTTTTTAACCGAAGAATCGCATGTGCACGACACGGTTTATCGCGGTGCAAATGGTGAATCTTTGATTGTGCTAAAACGTACCGTTTATTTACCGGATTTTTCACAGCCGATCACCATCACAATTGGCCTAGACGATGCACCACTTAAAGCGACATTGCAGCGAGTCAGCAAAGAGTTGTGGATGATTTTAGGACTGCTGTTTAGCGGAATACTGATTTTGATTGGGGCGCAAGTAACTTGGTCACTTCGACCACTCTCTAAAATGCAGCGTGAACTGGCCGCATTGCGTAATGGCCAGCAAAATTCGGTGAATGGCGATTACCCGAAAGAGATTTCACCACTGGTGAATGACCTCAACGCTTTACTGTTCCACTACCAAGAATTGCTAGAACGAGCACGTCATCATGCGGGTAATCTGTCACATGCACTGAAAACGCCGCTCTCCGTACTTAAGAACGAAGTCGCGCAACTGGAAAGTTCACAACTCAAAGATCGATTACAACCTTCCGTAGAACAGATCCAACAGCAAATTGACTATCATCTTGGCCGAGCTCGTATGGCAGGTTCCGCCAACATTCTTGCCGTCAAAACCTCGCCAAGTTTAAGAGTGGATGCGATTTCGCAAGCATTTGACAAAGTCTATGCCGAGCGAGAAATCACGCTAGTCAATGAGCTTGATTCAGACTTGGAAGTGGCCGTAGAGCCGACTGATTTCGATGAAATGATCGGTAATCTGCTCGAAAACGGCTATAAATGGGCAAATAACCTTATTCGCGTTCATAGTCACCCTATCGATGAACATTGGGTACAGATCTGTATCGAAGATGATGGGCAAGGGATTCCGGCGGACAACATTGAGAAAGCATTAAAACGTGGCGTTCGCTTAGATGAAACTACCCCCGGTACTGGGCTTGGCCTTAATATTGTAAGTGAAATGGCACACAGCTATCGTGGCGCTCTGGCGTTGGGTGAGAGTCGTTTGGGTGGTTTAAAAGCAACGCTCACGTTAAAAAAACCGTCACACGATGCAAAAGCAGTCAAATCACGCTAA
- a CDS encoding response regulator transcription factor, which yields MKILVVEDDVQLGNQILAALEQAGWVPELSQDGIDALYRATAEEWDVIVLDLGLPKLDGLTVLKGIRDENINTPVVILSARDTLTQRVEGLNAGADDYLTKPFEIVELIARIRAQLRRASGNASPVMQVGDLSLDTRTSKVMWRGQAISLTALEYKVIAYFMHNPEKVISRTELVEHIYKQDFDRDSNTIEVFIGRLRKKIAPDVIKTVRGLGYQLHAC from the coding sequence ATGAAAATATTAGTTGTTGAAGATGATGTACAACTGGGCAACCAAATACTTGCAGCCCTAGAGCAAGCGGGCTGGGTTCCCGAACTTTCACAAGATGGGATTGATGCGTTGTACCGTGCCACCGCGGAAGAGTGGGATGTGATTGTACTCGATCTCGGCCTGCCGAAATTGGATGGATTGACGGTACTTAAAGGTATCCGAGATGAAAACATCAACACACCTGTGGTGATTTTGAGTGCTCGCGATACCCTCACTCAACGTGTAGAAGGTTTAAATGCAGGTGCGGATGATTACCTGACTAAACCTTTTGAAATCGTGGAGCTGATCGCTCGCATTCGTGCTCAATTACGTCGTGCTTCGGGTAACGCCTCCCCTGTCATGCAAGTGGGCGATCTCAGTTTAGATACACGCACTTCCAAAGTGATGTGGCGTGGACAAGCAATTAGCCTCACGGCCTTAGAATATAAAGTGATCGCGTATTTCATGCATAACCCAGAGAAAGTCATCTCTCGAACTGAACTGGTAGAGCATATCTATAAACAAGATTTTGATCGCGATTCCAACACCATTGAAGTTTTTATTGGTCGTTTGCGTAAAAAAATTGCACCAGATGTGATCAAAACTGTACGCGGTCTTGGATATCAACTGCATGCCTGCTAA
- a CDS encoding PepSY domain-containing protein, giving the protein MHILRMPLKPQASTLLLLLFLGFTFPAHADNKVRDWEQGSYREGTQIEIDEDQDDVYRAVQKGLIRPFSELYATVDQQLNGRLIKVELDEDDSEWIYELKLVYDNQVFRVEYNAATLELMSIRGRNVIRAIKK; this is encoded by the coding sequence ATGCACATTCTCCGTATGCCGCTGAAGCCGCAAGCGAGTACCCTACTCCTGCTGCTCTTTTTAGGGTTCACATTTCCTGCTCACGCTGATAACAAAGTGCGAGATTGGGAACAAGGTTCGTATCGTGAAGGGACGCAAATCGAAATTGATGAAGACCAAGATGACGTTTACCGCGCCGTCCAAAAAGGGTTAATTCGTCCATTTTCTGAACTCTATGCCACCGTTGATCAACAACTGAATGGACGCTTAATCAAAGTTGAACTTGATGAAGACGACAGCGAATGGATTTATGAGCTGAAATTGGTGTATGACAACCAAGTATTCCGCGTGGAATATAATGCTGCCACGCTTGAATTGATGTCGATTCGCGGACGCAACGTCATTCGTGCCATAAAAAAATAA
- a CDS encoding DEAD/DEAH box helicase, with product MYTLRPYQADSVKAVVHYFRQHSTPAVIVLPTGAGKSLVIAELARLARGRVLVLAHVKELVEQNHAKYEGYGLTGAIFSAGLGRKETDQQVVFASVQSVVRNLSEFQNQFSLLVIDECHRVPDDKNSSYQKVISHLLELNPGMKVLGLTATPYRLGMGWLYQYHTRGLVRSEDPRFFRDCIFELPIHYLLDEGFLTPAKLIDTPVMSYDFSQLKPANTGRYRESELDLVIEQSQRATPQIIAQIIQFAKDRQGVMIFAATVRHAEEIYRLLPAEHSALVIGDTPTPERDRIIQAFKQQQIKFLVNVSVLTTGFDAPHVDLIAILRPTESVSLYQQIIGRGLRLSSGKTDCLVLDYAGNQYDLYQPEVGDPKPDSDSEIITIPCPACGFNNNFWGKLDANDFLLEHYGRRCQGFFTDEETGEREHCGYRFRAKYCNECGADNDIAARICHECDATLVDPDKKLKEALNLKDALVFECTDMSLKVHKDAKGKSQLQVTYHGQDNVQVHQFWPLSTPRQKQQFRDQFVRPHLADKHRSFEAATPAKVVDHQHRFRPPLFVIARKSGRFWAIRDKVFADEFVSPTESKPLQP from the coding sequence ATGTATACGTTACGACCTTATCAAGCCGACTCAGTCAAAGCCGTCGTGCACTATTTTCGCCAGCATTCAACCCCAGCCGTGATTGTGCTCCCGACCGGTGCGGGCAAAAGCTTAGTGATTGCAGAACTCGCCCGCCTTGCACGTGGCCGCGTATTGGTATTGGCGCATGTCAAAGAACTGGTTGAGCAAAACCACGCCAAATATGAAGGCTATGGCCTGACGGGAGCCATTTTTTCGGCAGGATTAGGCCGTAAAGAAACCGACCAACAAGTCGTGTTTGCCTCAGTACAATCAGTAGTTCGCAACTTATCCGAGTTCCAAAACCAGTTCTCTTTATTGGTGATTGATGAATGCCATCGTGTACCCGATGACAAAAACAGCAGCTATCAAAAAGTAATCAGCCACTTGTTGGAACTCAATCCGGGGATGAAAGTGTTAGGGTTGACTGCAACCCCTTATCGGCTCGGAATGGGATGGCTCTATCAGTACCACACTCGCGGTTTAGTGCGTAGCGAAGATCCCCGTTTTTTCCGCGATTGTATTTTTGAGCTACCGATTCATTATCTGCTCGATGAAGGCTTTCTCACCCCCGCGAAACTGATTGATACGCCCGTGATGAGTTACGACTTTTCGCAGCTTAAACCAGCCAATACTGGGCGTTACCGCGAGTCAGAACTCGATTTAGTGATTGAACAGTCACAACGTGCCACACCGCAAATAATCGCGCAGATCATTCAGTTTGCTAAAGATCGACAAGGAGTGATGATTTTTGCCGCAACAGTACGCCACGCCGAAGAGATTTACCGCTTGCTGCCTGCCGAGCACTCCGCGTTAGTGATAGGGGATACCCCAACGCCGGAACGTGATCGCATCATCCAAGCTTTCAAACAGCAGCAGATAAAGTTTTTGGTCAACGTGTCTGTGCTCACCACCGGATTTGATGCGCCGCATGTCGATTTGATTGCGATTTTACGCCCCACCGAATCAGTCAGCTTATATCAGCAAATCATTGGCCGCGGGCTGCGCCTTTCCTCAGGTAAAACCGACTGCTTGGTGCTCGACTACGCGGGAAACCAGTACGACTTGTATCAGCCTGAAGTCGGTGATCCAAAGCCAGATTCAGACAGCGAAATCATCACCATTCCCTGCCCCGCATGCGGTTTTAACAATAATTTTTGGGGCAAGCTGGATGCGAACGACTTCTTACTTGAGCATTATGGTCGTCGCTGCCAAGGTTTTTTCACTGATGAAGAGACGGGCGAGCGTGAACATTGTGGTTATCGCTTTCGGGCTAAATACTGCAATGAGTGTGGTGCGGATAACGACATCGCTGCACGCATCTGCCATGAATGCGATGCCACCTTGGTTGACCCTGATAAAAAGCTCAAAGAAGCGCTCAATCTGAAAGATGCCTTGGTATTTGAATGTACCGACATGAGCTTGAAAGTTCATAAAGACGCCAAAGGCAAGAGTCAGCTTCAAGTGACTTACCACGGCCAAGATAACGTACAAGTACACCAATTTTGGCCGTTGAGTACACCACGCCAAAAGCAGCAATTTCGTGATCAATTTGTGCGCCCACATTTGGCGGATAAACATCGTTCATTTGAGGCAGCAACGCCAGCAAAAGTGGTGGATCATCAGCACCGTTTTCGGCCGCCATTGTTTGTGATTGCTCGTAAATCTGGCCGCTTTTGGGCAATTCGTGACAAAGTGTTTGCCGATGAGTTTGTTTCTCCAACCGAGAGCAAGCCATTACAGCCCTAG
- the rsuA gene encoding 16S rRNA pseudouridine(516) synthase RsuA, whose translation MRLDKFLCDALGTTRKEATQLLKRGEVTVDDVVQKSGAFKLKETSCVEWQDREITLHGPRYIMMHKPDGVVCSHEDGFNQTAFTLLDEVNIEDLHFAGRLDVDTTGLLLITDDGQWSHRVTSPKHKCEKTYRVWLADPIQADYAEQFTKGIELRGERELTLPAQLEVVSETEVLLTIHEGKYHQVKRMFAALGNKVIGLHRERIGQITLDEGLEPGEYRYLTEDEVASIWK comes from the coding sequence ATGCGTTTAGACAAATTCCTGTGTGATGCGCTCGGTACGACGCGCAAAGAGGCCACTCAACTTCTCAAAAGAGGTGAAGTGACCGTTGATGATGTAGTGCAAAAAAGTGGCGCATTCAAACTCAAAGAGACTTCATGCGTTGAGTGGCAAGATCGCGAAATCACGCTGCATGGACCACGCTATATCATGATGCATAAGCCTGACGGTGTGGTCTGCTCACATGAAGATGGCTTCAACCAAACTGCTTTTACCTTGCTTGATGAAGTGAATATAGAAGACTTGCATTTCGCAGGACGTCTGGATGTGGATACCACAGGTTTACTGCTGATTACCGATGATGGCCAGTGGTCACACCGTGTGACTTCACCAAAACATAAGTGTGAGAAAACGTACCGCGTGTGGTTGGCCGATCCGATTCAAGCCGATTATGCTGAACAATTCACCAAAGGCATCGAATTACGCGGTGAGCGTGAATTGACCTTACCTGCACAGCTGGAAGTGGTTAGCGAAACCGAAGTACTGCTGACCATTCATGAAGGTAAATACCACCAAGTGAAGCGCATGTTTGCGGCTTTGGGTAATAAAGTCATTGGGTTGCATCGTGAGCGAATTGGACAAATTACTTTGGATGAAGGCTTAGAACCGGGTGAATATCGTTATTTAACGGAAGATGAAGTCGCTTCAATCTGGAAATAA